A part of bacterium genomic DNA contains:
- a CDS encoding sigma-54 dependent transcriptional regulator, with amino-acid sequence MKFQVLVAGGRELQNAVATCFAENPEAALWQCSTEEKLKEALARTHAPDLILIDFDLQQLKPLKLLSQLLATGEKRNVVLVAAAPAIEDVVKCLHLGASDFLQYPKEKVKLHTALRDYYARWEKNQKGAAFGAQLHDRFDVQGLIGESPQMQQVVLTIKKITHRRWVTVLIRGETGTGKELVARAIHYGSAETPANAPFVEVNCTAIPENLLEAELFGYEKGAFTDAKFSKKGLFEIAEGGTLFLDEIGDMSLLLQAKLLKAIEEKRIRRLGGTQSLEVKTRIMAGTHAHLEKAIEETRFRRDLYYRLNVITLTLPPLRERGRDILVLAHHFLAAYAREYQTPAQKLTPAAEQALMQYDWPGNVRELKHVLERAVLLSENAAIDVADIHEALGVEPQPRAASPRPAEGALPWSRAIEIPPEGLSLRDGECRLIEEVLRLTKWNKTRASQILGISRPRLARKIEEYKIQAQPRKAFELTAV; translated from the coding sequence TTGAAATTCCAAGTTCTCGTGGCCGGCGGCCGTGAGCTGCAAAACGCCGTGGCAACTTGTTTCGCCGAAAACCCTGAAGCCGCCCTGTGGCAGTGCAGCACGGAAGAAAAGCTGAAAGAGGCGCTGGCACGCACGCACGCACCGGACTTGATTCTGATCGACTTCGATCTGCAACAGCTCAAGCCGCTCAAGCTGCTTTCCCAGTTGCTGGCCACGGGAGAAAAACGCAATGTGGTGCTGGTGGCGGCCGCGCCCGCCATTGAAGACGTGGTAAAGTGCCTGCACTTGGGCGCCAGTGATTTCCTGCAGTATCCCAAGGAAAAGGTCAAGCTCCACACCGCCCTGCGTGACTACTATGCCCGTTGGGAAAAAAATCAAAAAGGCGCGGCCTTTGGCGCGCAGTTGCATGATCGTTTCGATGTGCAGGGCTTGATCGGCGAAAGCCCGCAGATGCAGCAGGTGGTGCTGACCATCAAAAAAATCACACACCGCCGCTGGGTGACCGTGTTGATTCGCGGCGAAACCGGCACGGGCAAGGAGCTGGTGGCGCGCGCGATTCACTATGGCAGCGCCGAAACGCCCGCCAATGCGCCCTTCGTCGAAGTCAACTGCACCGCCATTCCGGAGAATTTGCTGGAAGCGGAGTTGTTCGGCTATGAAAAAGGCGCATTCACCGACGCCAAATTCAGCAAGAAAGGGTTGTTCGAGATTGCCGAAGGCGGCACGCTGTTTCTCGATGAAATCGGCGACATGAGTCTGCTGTTGCAGGCCAAACTGTTGAAGGCCATCGAAGAAAAACGCATTCGCCGGCTGGGCGGCACGCAAAGTCTGGAAGTCAAGACGCGCATCATGGCGGGCACGCATGCCCATCTGGAGAAGGCCATCGAAGAAACGCGCTTTCGCCGGGATTTGTACTACCGCCTGAACGTCATCACGCTCACGCTGCCGCCGTTGCGCGAGCGCGGCCGGGACATTCTCGTGCTGGCGCACCATTTTCTTGCGGCCTATGCCCGCGAATATCAAACGCCGGCGCAAAAACTCACGCCCGCCGCCGAACAAGCTTTGATGCAATACGACTGGCCCGGCAACGTGCGCGAGCTGAAACACGTGCTCGAGCGCGCCGTGCTGCTCAGCGAAAACGCGGCCATCGACGTTGCCGATATTCACGAAGCCCTGGGCGTGGAACCTCAGCCGCGGGCCGCCTCGCCCCGGCCGGCCGAAGGCGCGCTCCCGTGGAGCCGTGCCATCGAAATCCCGCCGGAAGGCTTGTCCTTGCGCGACGGCGAATGCCGGTTGATCGAGGAAGTCCTGCGCCTGACGAAATGGAACAAGACGCGCGCTTCGCAAATCCTGGGCATCTCGCGGCCCCGGCTGGCGCGCAAAATCGAAGAGTATAAAATTCAGGCGCAACCTCGGAAGGCTTTTGAGCTCACCGCAGTCTAA
- a CDS encoding ABC transporter substrate-binding protein — protein sequence MLSHLNMWLTRRGRLGLVLLAVMAFLSCSQQSGHQLPQTAVIGLSSDFDTLLELGTANADALHVIEEMLFLTLCELDSSLAMQPRLARTWETSAAGREVTFHLRDDVYWSDGQPTTAEDVIFTHQLAVNPATAYTGRDRFAEVDSVAALDAYTVRFTFKRAYPDAMLDIQIPILPKHVLASVPPAELRRASFNRMPVSNGPFLLQEWRPNDRIIFAANPRYYGGKPKLDHIVFRIVPEENTLVANLQAGEIDLLPYVSANKLGELSQQPQLRVLTYPDRGYSFLAFNLQRPIFQEVAVRQAITQAINRQNLIAVLLNGRGRVVPGPIPPYFWAYDDSLATELYDPAQAATLLQQAGWEDHDGDGVRDRRGQALAFTMKTNADNKMRSDALVMIQADLQKIGVQAQPELLEFGRLVEDVLQKRDFDTVLLSWKTGYSVNPSQVWHSEAIADGYNLTSYHNPRVDSLLVAGRQENDRERSRRIWRAFQRLVAADCPYVFLYMQENPAVVHQRLQQVKMDVRGYLINVEEWTLAAPAP from the coding sequence ATGCTCTCACACTTGAACATGTGGCTCACCCGCCGCGGCCGGCTTGGGCTGGTCCTGCTGGCAGTTATGGCCTTCCTCAGTTGCAGCCAGCAGTCCGGACACCAACTGCCGCAAACCGCGGTGATCGGCCTCAGCAGCGATTTCGACACGTTGCTGGAGCTGGGAACCGCCAACGCCGACGCGCTGCACGTGATTGAAGAGATGCTGTTCTTGACCTTGTGCGAGCTGGACAGCTCGCTGGCCATGCAGCCGCGGCTGGCGCGCACCTGGGAAACCAGTGCCGCAGGCAGAGAGGTGACGTTTCATTTGCGTGACGACGTGTACTGGTCCGACGGCCAGCCCACCACGGCAGAAGACGTGATCTTCACCCATCAACTGGCGGTCAATCCGGCAACGGCTTATACCGGCCGTGACCGCTTCGCCGAGGTTGACTCCGTGGCTGCGCTCGATGCTTATACTGTCCGCTTCACCTTCAAGCGCGCCTATCCGGATGCCATGTTGGATATTCAAATTCCAATTCTGCCCAAGCACGTGCTCGCCAGCGTGCCGCCGGCGGAATTGCGGCGGGCGTCCTTCAATCGCATGCCGGTGAGCAATGGGCCGTTCCTGCTCCAAGAATGGCGGCCGAATGATCGCATCATCTTTGCCGCCAATCCGCGTTACTATGGCGGCAAACCGAAGCTCGACCACATCGTGTTTCGCATCGTGCCGGAGGAGAATACCCTGGTGGCCAACCTGCAGGCCGGCGAGATCGACTTGTTACCCTATGTTTCCGCCAACAAACTCGGCGAGTTGAGCCAACAGCCGCAACTGCGCGTGCTGACGTATCCCGATCGCGGCTACAGTTTTCTTGCCTTCAACTTGCAGCGGCCGATTTTTCAGGAGGTCGCGGTGCGCCAGGCCATCACCCAGGCCATCAATCGCCAAAACCTGATCGCAGTGCTGCTCAACGGCCGCGGCCGCGTCGTGCCCGGCCCGATCCCGCCGTACTTCTGGGCCTATGATGATTCGCTCGCCACCGAGCTTTACGATCCGGCGCAGGCGGCCACCCTGCTGCAACAGGCCGGCTGGGAGGATCACGATGGTGACGGCGTGCGCGACCGGCGCGGCCAGGCGCTGGCTTTCACCATGAAGACCAATGCCGACAACAAAATGCGCAGCGACGCGCTGGTCATGATACAGGCGGATTTGCAGAAAATCGGCGTGCAGGCCCAGCCCGAGTTGCTGGAATTCGGCCGGCTGGTGGAGGACGTGTTGCAAAAGCGCGATTTTGACACCGTGCTGCTCTCCTGGAAAACCGGATACTCCGTCAATCCCTCCCAGGTTTGGCATTCCGAGGCGATTGCAGACGGATACAATCTCACCTCCTATCACAATCCGCGGGTGGACTCGCTGCTGGTGGCCGGCCGCCAGGAGAATGACCGCGAGCGCAGCCGCCGGATTTGGCGTGCGTTTCAGCGCCTGGTCGCCGCCGATTGCCCATATGTCTTTCTCTACATGCAGGAGAATCCCGCGGTGGTGCATCAGCGGCTGCAGCAGGTCAAAATGGATGTGCGCGGCTATCTGATCAACGTCGAGGAGTGGACGCTGGCAGCGCCCGCCCCATGA
- a CDS encoding LptF/LptG family permease has protein sequence MRKFILTRYLLREHTGPFCFSFAVLTFVFVLDLLFRQLNRLLSKGLPVTTILEFFGCNLAWMMATAVPMAVLTATLMAFGRLAADEEITALHAAGLSLRRLVAPVLAAAAALALMLFWFTDRVLPEFNYRARRLATAITLHKPAIRLEPGVWFGDLPNYRLLATAVAESLAVTKLTNLLVQDLSAPQVQRMIAARAGLMQTDSAARRVTLTLFDGEIQEIDFNELEELRRLSFIKHEFVIFWEDSTAGLLATARTDREQTLAQMRQEVSASEAALAQLQQRLHAVFAGEGLELPAPPGGAPRETLLTALPADLPAERRDRLRGFLQVWSSRQQELQQRVHSLLVEIHKKYAFPAACVVFVLIGAPLGVLARQGGFATSSGLSLIFFLIYWACMIGGERLADRERLPPLLAMWSANLLLGGLGLAALWQVGRGPWTVAPLVHGLRQKISNLRARRQWHRPQPAELPAMPCPAPPAVATSSSPPRQPEVTVPVTPPAQPAVLPQRSPSGSGWPEVRVVLQQLAHRTHAQVVMLCDQDGRPVVQVGNVPPELPESSGAAALGRLAASHMAAAAALFRQLGETQGVRSLLLEGWQHNSYVFSFAGRLILIVITGKQAAVGWVELMAKQALASLRQIALAAAARKARPAAAQRPAPAVMET, from the coding sequence ATGCGCAAATTCATCCTGACACGTTATCTCCTGCGCGAACACACCGGGCCGTTCTGCTTCAGCTTTGCGGTGCTCACCTTTGTATTCGTGCTCGATCTGTTGTTTCGCCAGCTCAACCGGCTGCTGAGCAAAGGCCTGCCGGTCACCACCATCCTGGAATTTTTCGGCTGCAACCTCGCCTGGATGATGGCCACGGCCGTGCCGATGGCCGTGCTCACGGCCACGCTGATGGCGTTTGGCCGGCTGGCCGCGGATGAGGAAATCACCGCCCTGCACGCCGCCGGCCTCAGTCTGCGGCGCCTGGTGGCGCCGGTGTTGGCCGCCGCCGCCGCGCTTGCGCTCATGCTGTTTTGGTTCACCGATCGCGTGCTGCCGGAATTCAACTACCGCGCGCGCCGCCTCGCCACTGCCATCACCCTGCACAAACCCGCCATTCGCCTCGAACCCGGCGTGTGGTTTGGCGATTTGCCCAATTACCGCCTGCTGGCCACCGCCGTGGCAGAAAGCCTGGCCGTGACGAAATTGACCAATCTGCTGGTGCAGGATCTCTCCGCGCCGCAGGTGCAGCGCATGATCGCGGCGCGCGCCGGCCTGATGCAAACCGATTCCGCCGCCCGCCGGGTGACGTTGACTTTGTTCGACGGCGAAATTCAGGAAATCGATTTCAATGAGCTGGAGGAATTGCGGCGGCTGAGTTTCATCAAGCACGAGTTCGTCATTTTTTGGGAAGACAGCACTGCCGGCTTGCTTGCAACGGCGCGCACCGATCGCGAACAAACCCTGGCACAAATGCGGCAGGAGGTGAGCGCCAGTGAGGCGGCGCTGGCGCAGTTGCAGCAGCGGCTGCACGCCGTGTTTGCCGGCGAAGGCCTCGAGCTGCCCGCGCCTCCGGGCGGCGCGCCGCGGGAAACCCTGCTGACCGCGCTGCCTGCCGATTTGCCGGCTGAGCGCCGCGATCGCTTGCGCGGCTTCCTGCAGGTTTGGTCGTCGCGGCAGCAGGAACTGCAGCAGCGCGTGCACAGCCTGCTGGTTGAAATTCACAAGAAGTACGCCTTTCCGGCGGCGTGCGTGGTTTTCGTGCTCATTGGTGCGCCGCTGGGCGTGCTGGCGCGGCAGGGTGGTTTTGCCACCAGCTCGGGCCTCAGCCTGATCTTCTTTTTGATCTATTGGGCGTGCATGATCGGCGGCGAGCGCCTGGCGGATCGTGAGCGTCTCCCGCCGCTGCTGGCCATGTGGTCCGCCAACCTGTTGCTTGGCGGGCTGGGCTTGGCGGCGCTGTGGCAGGTTGGCCGCGGCCCTTGGACGGTCGCGCCGTTGGTTCATGGGCTGCGTCAAAAGATCAGCAATCTGCGCGCCCGGCGGCAGTGGCATCGTCCGCAGCCTGCCGAACTGCCCGCTATGCCGTGCCCGGCTCCGCCGGCGGTGGCAACGAGTTCTTCACCGCCACGGCAGCCGGAAGTCACTGTGCCGGTGACGCCACCAGCACAGCCCGCGGTGCTGCCGCAGCGCAGCCCATCCGGCAGCGGTTGGCCGGAAGTGAGAGTCGTTTTGCAGCAGCTCGCGCACCGCACGCATGCGCAGGTGGTCATGCTGTGTGATCAAGACGGCAGGCCGGTCGTGCAGGTGGGAAATGTGCCGCCGGAGCTGCCGGAGAGTTCCGGCGCGGCGGCCCTCGGCCGGCTGGCAGCCAGTCACATGGCGGCAGCGGCCGCCCTGTTCCGCCAACTCGGCGAGACCCAAGGTGTGCGCTCCTTGCTGCTGGAAGGCTGGCAGCACAACAGCTACGTCTTCAGTTTCGCGGGCCGCTTGATTTTGATTGTCATCACCGGCAAGCAGGCTGCGGTGGGTTGGGTCGAATTGATGGCGAAACAAGCGCTGGCGAGTCTGCGCCAAATCGCGCTGGCGGCGGCGGCGCGCAAAGCCAGGCCTGCGGCTGCGCAGCGGCCCGCGCCGGCAGTGATGGAAACGTGA
- a CDS encoding polysaccharide biosynthesis/export family protein, with product MSRCSLPPQSALNQMQRPAGSRALAARVLLTGLAALLLQACAGTQRTAAPLRPRVPAYHEQEYRIAPGDNLVIRLYYHPELNTEVWVRPDGHISLELVGEIKVSGLTPAILDTLLQMRYRQRLVDPEVAVIVKSSASQKVFVGGEVESPGLVPYDNGLTIMSAVFQAGGFRSSAKSSAIVVLRRNPRNGSVATLVYDVRGALRGRLAAANVELYPFDIVYVPKSGIARANQFVDQYIDGLLPVGTLSGFAWLYTLVGR from the coding sequence ATGTCACGCTGTTCGCTGCCACCGCAATCTGCTTTGAATCAAATGCAACGGCCCGCCGGCAGCCGTGCGCTTGCGGCCCGGGTGCTGCTCACCGGTCTTGCCGCGCTGTTGTTGCAGGCTTGCGCCGGTACGCAGCGAACCGCTGCACCGCTGCGGCCGCGCGTGCCGGCTTATCATGAGCAGGAATATCGCATCGCGCCCGGCGACAATCTCGTCATCCGGCTCTACTATCATCCCGAGCTGAACACCGAAGTGTGGGTGCGGCCGGATGGCCACATTTCGCTGGAGCTGGTGGGAGAAATCAAAGTCAGCGGCCTGACGCCGGCGATTCTGGACACGCTGCTGCAAATGCGCTATCGCCAGCGTTTGGTGGATCCGGAAGTGGCGGTGATCGTGAAAAGCTCGGCCTCGCAAAAAGTCTTTGTCGGCGGCGAAGTGGAATCGCCCGGCCTGGTGCCTTACGACAACGGCTTGACCATCATGAGCGCGGTCTTTCAAGCCGGTGGATTCAGATCTTCCGCCAAGTCTTCGGCCATCGTCGTGTTGCGCCGCAATCCTCGCAACGGCAGTGTTGCCACGCTGGTCTATGACGTGCGCGGTGCGTTGCGCGGCCGCCTTGCCGCCGCCAACGTCGAACTGTATCCGTTCGACATCGTCTATGTCCCGAAATCGGGCATTGCCCGCGCCAACCAATTCGTGGATCAATACATCGATGGACTGTTGCCCGTGGGCACGCTGTCGGGCTTTGCCTGGCTTTACACGTTGGTCGGCAGATGA